From the Gallaecimonas kandeliae genome, one window contains:
- a CDS encoding cation:proton antiporter family protein, with the protein MSAAVIALAFFCGLLLSRFGLPPMVGFLAAGFALHGIGIQPPAALHGIAELGVTLLLFTIGLKLKLKNLLKPEVWGATTAHLLGTMAFFTLAIGLLALLGLAGGALPAWLIVAFSLAFSSTVFAVKVLEDKGETSSLYGRLAIGILVMQDLFAVLFLSFAQGQWPAPWAPLLLLLPLARPLLYKLLDWCGNSELQGLAGLFLALVAGVGLFQAAGLKPDLGALVMGMLAGGHSRADALGKTLFNLKELLLVGFFLSIGLDGLPSPQMLVTAVLLVLLLPVKAGLYFWVLSLFGLRVRTGVLAAVTLATYSEFGLIVAALGAKAGLIDGSWLTVIAIALSLSFALAAPLSLWAEAVYRFLAPRLIRYQKRRLHPDDAPIDIGGAKVLIFGMGRLGTGAYDQLEAEFGEGVLGIDHAIDKVREHWEAGRQVLVGDATDSDFWSKIRHDDELELVLLAMPNHHGNLFAAEELKTRGYQGKVAAVAKFHDEVEELKAMGIEVFNFFEEAGAGFARHVLNIARLGPQRPYHPGQ; encoded by the coding sequence ATGAGCGCGGCTGTCATCGCACTGGCGTTCTTCTGCGGCCTGCTGCTGAGCCGCTTCGGCCTGCCGCCCATGGTGGGTTTCCTGGCCGCCGGTTTTGCCCTCCACGGCATTGGCATCCAGCCTCCCGCCGCCCTCCACGGCATTGCCGAGCTTGGCGTCACCCTGCTGCTGTTCACCATCGGCCTCAAGCTCAAGCTCAAGAACCTCCTGAAACCCGAGGTCTGGGGCGCCACCACGGCGCATCTCCTTGGCACCATGGCCTTTTTCACCCTCGCCATAGGGCTGCTGGCCCTGCTCGGCCTGGCCGGGGGCGCCCTGCCCGCCTGGCTGATAGTGGCCTTTTCCCTGGCCTTCTCCTCCACCGTGTTCGCCGTCAAGGTGTTGGAAGACAAGGGGGAAACCAGCTCCCTCTACGGCCGCCTGGCCATCGGCATACTGGTGATGCAGGATCTCTTCGCGGTGCTCTTCCTGAGCTTTGCCCAGGGCCAGTGGCCGGCACCCTGGGCGCCCTTGCTGCTGCTGCTGCCCCTGGCCAGGCCCCTGCTCTACAAACTGCTGGACTGGTGCGGCAACTCCGAGCTTCAGGGCCTGGCCGGCCTCTTCCTGGCCCTGGTGGCGGGGGTGGGATTGTTCCAGGCGGCGGGCCTCAAGCCTGACCTCGGCGCCCTGGTGATGGGCATGCTGGCCGGCGGCCACAGCAGGGCCGACGCCCTCGGCAAGACGCTTTTCAACCTCAAGGAACTGTTGCTGGTGGGCTTTTTCCTCAGCATCGGCCTGGACGGCCTACCCAGCCCGCAGATGCTGGTAACAGCTGTGCTGCTGGTGCTGCTGTTGCCGGTCAAGGCCGGCCTCTATTTCTGGGTGCTGAGCCTGTTCGGCCTGCGGGTGCGCACCGGGGTGCTGGCGGCGGTGACCCTGGCGACCTATTCGGAGTTCGGCCTTATCGTCGCCGCCCTGGGCGCCAAGGCAGGGCTCATCGACGGCAGTTGGCTGACGGTCATCGCCATAGCCCTGTCCCTGTCCTTCGCCCTGGCCGCCCCTTTGAGCCTCTGGGCCGAGGCCGTGTACCGTTTCCTGGCGCCGCGCCTCATCCGGTACCAGAAGCGGCGCCTGCACCCGGACGACGCCCCCATCGACATCGGCGGGGCCAAGGTGCTGATCTTCGGCATGGGCCGCCTCGGCACCGGCGCCTACGACCAACTGGAGGCGGAGTTCGGCGAGGGGGTGCTGGGCATAGACCACGCCATCGACAAGGTCAGGGAGCATTGGGAGGCCGGGCGCCAGGTGCTGGTGGGGGACGCCACCGATTCGGACTTCTGGTCCAAGATCCGCCACGACGACGAGCTGGAGCTGGTGCTGCTGGCCATGCCCAACCACCACGGTAATCTCTTCGCGGCGGAGGAACTCAAGACCAGGGGTTACCAGGGCAAGGTGGCAGCCGTGGCCAAGTTCCACGACGAGGTGGAAGAGCTCAAGGCCATGGGCATCGAAGTGTTCAACTTCTTCGAGGAAGCCGGGGCGGGCTTTGCCCGCCACGTGCTCAATATTGCGCGTTTGGGTCCACAGCGTCCTTATCATCCAGGACAGTGA
- a CDS encoding M28 family metallopeptidase, with protein MKTRLSLLAAGLLLATGAQASVPGDKLAKGLDAGSYGSFVKTLSSDEFQGRLPATIGETKTLAFLQAQFMRLGLKPGFGDSYLQPVPLVAITSHPGQLTLGNLKLDYLKDMVINSPKAVAETTVKDADLVFVGYGIHAPELGWDDYQGLDVKGKVVVMLVNDPGYATGDKRFDGRAMTYYGRWDYKFDEAARQGAAGALIIHQTEPASYPWSVVENSWGGTRYDLADDNGPKSAFSGWITEDAAKRLFAQAGLDFAATTKAAGKAPMAKPLNAKASVDIKSDFKTTESHNVMGVLPGQTEETVVITAHWDHLGTDPSHKDDPVYNGAMDNATGTAGLISLAQSFEDLYKGAEKPRRSIAFLAVTAEEQGLLGSKYYVSNPSIPLGRTVADINMDSLNVYGPTKDMVVVGKGKTSLEKELSEALRKQGRTLVPNDRPEAGGYYRSDHFNFAKAGIPALFAGGGSQPWDADVAKYREMMKARLKGCYHNACDEYQADWDLRGALSDLQAFHDMIQMLITSRDWPSWQSGAEFSRPAATE; from the coding sequence ATGAAAACCAGACTCAGCTTGCTTGCAGCAGGCCTTTTGCTGGCCACCGGTGCCCAGGCCAGCGTCCCCGGCGACAAGCTCGCCAAGGGGCTGGATGCCGGCAGCTACGGCAGCTTCGTCAAGACCCTCTCGTCCGACGAATTCCAGGGCCGCCTGCCCGCCACCATCGGCGAAACCAAGACCCTCGCCTTCCTCCAGGCCCAGTTCATGCGCCTGGGGCTAAAACCCGGCTTCGGCGACAGCTACCTGCAGCCCGTGCCCCTGGTGGCCATCACCAGCCACCCAGGCCAGCTGACCCTGGGCAACCTCAAGCTCGACTACCTCAAGGACATGGTGATCAACAGCCCCAAGGCGGTGGCCGAAACCACCGTCAAGGACGCCGATCTGGTGTTCGTGGGCTACGGTATCCATGCCCCTGAGCTGGGCTGGGACGACTACCAGGGCCTGGACGTCAAAGGCAAGGTGGTGGTGATGCTGGTCAACGATCCGGGCTACGCCACCGGTGACAAGCGCTTCGACGGCCGCGCCATGACCTACTACGGCCGCTGGGACTACAAGTTCGACGAAGCGGCCCGCCAAGGCGCCGCCGGCGCCCTCATCATCCACCAGACCGAGCCTGCTTCTTATCCCTGGTCCGTGGTGGAGAACTCCTGGGGCGGCACCCGCTATGATCTTGCCGACGACAACGGCCCCAAATCCGCCTTCTCCGGCTGGATAACCGAAGACGCCGCCAAGCGCCTCTTCGCCCAGGCCGGCCTCGATTTTGCCGCCACCACCAAGGCGGCCGGCAAGGCGCCCATGGCCAAGCCCCTCAACGCCAAGGCCAGCGTCGACATCAAGAGCGACTTCAAGACCACAGAGTCCCACAACGTCATGGGCGTGCTGCCCGGCCAGACCGAGGAGACAGTGGTGATCACCGCCCACTGGGACCACCTGGGCACGGACCCGAGCCACAAGGACGACCCCGTCTACAACGGCGCCATGGACAATGCCACCGGCACCGCCGGCCTCATCAGCCTGGCCCAGTCCTTCGAGGATCTCTACAAGGGCGCTGAGAAGCCACGCCGCTCCATCGCCTTCCTGGCGGTGACCGCCGAGGAACAGGGCCTGCTGGGCTCCAAGTACTATGTGAGCAATCCCTCCATCCCCCTGGGCCGCACCGTCGCCGACATCAACATGGACAGCCTCAACGTCTATGGTCCCACCAAGGACATGGTGGTGGTAGGCAAGGGCAAGACCAGCCTGGAGAAGGAGCTGAGCGAGGCCCTGCGCAAGCAAGGCCGGACCCTGGTCCCCAACGACAGGCCGGAAGCCGGCGGCTACTACCGCTCAGACCACTTCAACTTCGCCAAGGCCGGCATACCGGCACTCTTCGCCGGTGGCGGCAGCCAGCCCTGGGACGCCGATGTGGCCAAGTACCGGGAGATGATGAAGGCGCGCCTCAAGGGCTGCTATCACAACGCCTGTGACGAATACCAGGCCGACTGGGACCTGCGCGGCGCCCTGTCTGACCTGCAGGCCTTCCACGACATGATCCAGATGCTGATCACCAGCCGCGACTGGCCCAGCTGGCAGAGCGGCGCCGAGTTCAGCCGCCCGGCAGCCACTGAGTGA
- a CDS encoding glutathione peroxidase has translation MQPKDIALRLLDGRDTNINDYQGKLWLVVNTASKCGFTPQYEELEALWREFGDQGLVVLGFPCNQFMSQEPGEAGDIAQFCSLNYGVSFPMFTKTEVNGPNTHPLFSWLKDKAPGVMGSRAVKWNFTKFLVSPDGQVKRYAPRTAPSRLKGAITQWLPGG, from the coding sequence ATGCAACCAAAGGATATTGCCCTCAGGCTATTGGACGGCCGCGATACCAACATCAACGACTACCAGGGCAAGCTGTGGCTGGTGGTGAACACCGCCAGCAAGTGCGGCTTTACCCCCCAGTATGAAGAGCTGGAGGCGCTGTGGCGGGAGTTTGGCGACCAGGGGCTGGTGGTGTTGGGCTTTCCCTGCAACCAGTTCATGAGCCAGGAGCCGGGGGAAGCCGGTGACATCGCCCAGTTCTGCTCCCTCAACTACGGCGTCAGTTTCCCGATGTTCACCAAGACCGAGGTCAACGGGCCCAACACCCATCCCCTTTTCAGCTGGCTTAAAGACAAAGCGCCCGGGGTCATGGGATCCCGGGCGGTCAAATGGAACTTCACCAAGTTCCTGGTGAGCCCCGACGGCCAGGTGAAGCGCTACGCGCCCCGCACTGCGCCATCAAGGCTCAAGGGTGCCATCACTCAGTGGCTGCCGGGCGGCTGA
- a CDS encoding DUF3025 domain-containing protein — protein sequence MTWQRHFLDEGLYGDLKALFPKLGDESGFPGLDTLTAWLPAGTATRSGQPVSFCSAPLDDYYEAQILATGRVPTRPDNWHDCFNALAWALYPRAKAAINAQHVADIEAHGLSPRTLRRDSLTLFDECGVLVVAASLEPLEALRQHHWQQAFVEGREQWGSATRPFVFGHAVYEQGLAPYLGLTAKMLPLLAPPAFFGWALKAQYAWLDERLCELLASDGLKDKSLLSPLPLLGVPGWWPQNSDPAFYANLDYFRPLRRPRPPLQP from the coding sequence GTGACTTGGCAACGCCACTTTCTGGATGAGGGGCTCTACGGGGACCTCAAGGCTCTGTTCCCAAAGCTGGGTGATGAATCTGGCTTTCCGGGGCTCGATACCCTGACGGCCTGGTTGCCGGCCGGCACCGCCACCCGCTCCGGCCAGCCGGTCAGTTTCTGCAGCGCGCCCCTGGACGACTACTACGAGGCGCAGATCCTGGCCACGGGCCGGGTGCCGACCCGGCCGGACAACTGGCACGACTGCTTCAACGCCCTGGCCTGGGCTCTGTACCCCCGCGCCAAGGCCGCCATCAACGCCCAGCATGTGGCCGATATCGAGGCCCATGGCCTCAGCCCCAGGACCTTGCGCCGTGACAGCCTGACCCTCTTCGACGAATGTGGCGTGCTGGTGGTGGCGGCCAGCCTCGAGCCTTTGGAAGCGCTGCGCCAGCACCACTGGCAGCAGGCCTTCGTCGAGGGCAGGGAACAGTGGGGCAGCGCCACCCGGCCATTCGTGTTCGGCCACGCCGTTTACGAGCAGGGCCTGGCCCCTTACCTTGGCCTTACCGCCAAGATGCTGCCGCTGCTGGCACCGCCGGCCTTCTTCGGCTGGGCGCTTAAGGCCCAGTACGCCTGGCTGGATGAGCGGCTCTGCGAACTGCTGGCCTCGGACGGCCTCAAGGACAAGTCGTTGCTCTCGCCCCTGCCGCTGCTGGGGGTGCCGGGCTGGTGGCCACAAAACAGCGACCCTGCCTTCTACGCCAACCTGGATTACTTCCGGCCCCTGCGCCGGCCAAGGCCGCCGCTTCAGCCATGA
- the topA gene encoding type I DNA topoisomerase: protein MAKSLVIVESPAKAKTINKYLGKDFIVKSSIGHIRDLPTSGGGGKGKKSSATNALVARMGIDPDNHWQAHYEVLPGKEKVVAELKSLADKADKVYLATDLDREGEAIAWHLKELIGGDDSRFQRVVFNEITKKAIQQAFEHPSQVSQEKVNAQQARRFLDRVVGYMVSPLLWKKIARGLSAGRVQSVAVRLVVEREREIRAFTPEEYWDLHADLQAAEGALRMMVSHQDGQAFKPVTEAQTMAAVAALKGAGYQITDREDKPSQSRPSAPFITSTLQQAASTRLSFGVKKTMMLAQRLYEAGHITYMRTDSTNLSAEAVDAVRGYIQSEFGPAYLPAGPLTYGAKANAQEAHEAIRPSDVRIKSEDLDVERDAQRLYELIWRQFVACQMTNAVYDVTQLTATAKAQGSDFTLKAKGRVQRFDGWTRVLNPMKRKEDDEQLPNVAVGETLKLDALDPRQHFTKPPARFTEASLVKELEKRGIGRPSTYASIISTIQDRGYVKVENRRFYAEKMGEIVNDRLVENFTNLLSYDFTARMEGELDDIANGGREWHAVLDEFYGDFKKRLDDAEEGMRSNAMVLTDIDCPTCGRKMGIRTASTGVFLGCSGYNLPPKERCKTTINLTPGEEVIKVDDEEGETNALLAKKRCPKCGTAMDSYLVDAGRKLHVCGNNPDCDGYLLETGEFKLKGYDGPLIECDKCGSNMELKNGRFGKYFGCTNADCKNTRKILRNGEVAPPKEDPVALPELKCEKSDAHFVLRDGAAGIFLAASTFPKSRETRAPLVSELKRFEDRLPEKFKYLAKAPLKDKDGNPTLVKFSRKTKSQYVGSEKDGKATSWMAFYENGKWVDNGK, encoded by the coding sequence ATGGCAAAATCACTGGTGATAGTGGAGTCCCCAGCCAAGGCCAAGACCATTAATAAATATCTTGGCAAGGACTTCATCGTTAAATCTTCTATCGGCCATATTCGCGACCTGCCCACCAGCGGGGGCGGCGGCAAGGGTAAGAAAAGCAGCGCGACCAACGCCCTGGTGGCGCGCATGGGCATAGACCCCGACAACCACTGGCAGGCCCATTACGAGGTGCTGCCCGGCAAGGAAAAGGTGGTTGCCGAACTCAAATCCCTGGCGGACAAGGCCGACAAGGTCTATCTCGCGACGGACTTGGATAGGGAAGGGGAGGCCATCGCCTGGCACCTCAAGGAGCTGATCGGCGGTGACGACAGCCGCTTCCAGCGGGTGGTGTTCAACGAGATCACCAAGAAGGCCATCCAACAGGCCTTCGAGCACCCCAGCCAGGTCAGCCAGGAGAAGGTGAACGCCCAGCAGGCGCGCCGTTTCCTCGACCGCGTCGTCGGCTACATGGTGTCGCCGCTGCTGTGGAAGAAGATAGCCCGTGGCCTCTCGGCCGGCCGGGTGCAGTCCGTCGCCGTGCGCCTGGTGGTGGAGCGTGAGCGGGAGATCCGTGCCTTCACGCCCGAAGAATACTGGGATCTCCATGCCGACCTGCAGGCCGCCGAAGGCGCCCTGCGCATGATGGTCAGCCACCAGGACGGCCAAGCCTTCAAGCCCGTGACCGAAGCCCAAACCATGGCCGCCGTCGCCGCCCTCAAGGGCGCCGGCTACCAGATCACGGACCGTGAGGACAAGCCCAGCCAGTCCAGGCCTTCCGCCCCCTTCATCACCTCCACCTTGCAGCAGGCGGCCAGTACCCGCCTGAGCTTCGGGGTCAAGAAGACCATGATGCTGGCCCAGCGCCTCTATGAAGCCGGCCACATCACCTACATGCGTACCGACTCCACCAACCTCTCCGCCGAGGCGGTGGACGCGGTGCGTGGCTACATCCAGAGCGAATTCGGCCCGGCCTACCTGCCGGCCGGCCCCCTCACCTACGGGGCCAAGGCCAACGCCCAAGAAGCCCACGAGGCCATTCGCCCCTCGGACGTGCGCATCAAATCCGAGGACCTGGACGTCGAGCGCGACGCCCAGCGCCTCTACGAACTCATCTGGCGCCAGTTCGTGGCCTGCCAGATGACCAACGCCGTCTACGACGTCACCCAGCTCACCGCCACCGCCAAGGCCCAGGGCAGCGACTTCACCCTCAAGGCCAAGGGCCGGGTGCAGCGCTTCGACGGTTGGACCCGGGTGCTGAACCCCATGAAGCGCAAGGAAGACGACGAGCAGCTGCCCAACGTGGCCGTGGGGGAGACCCTCAAGCTCGACGCCCTGGATCCCAGGCAGCACTTCACCAAGCCGCCGGCCCGTTTCACCGAGGCGTCCCTGGTCAAGGAGCTGGAAAAGCGCGGCATAGGCCGGCCTTCCACCTACGCCTCCATCATCTCCACCATCCAGGACCGCGGTTACGTCAAGGTGGAGAACCGCCGCTTCTACGCCGAGAAGATGGGGGAGATCGTCAACGACCGGCTGGTGGAGAACTTCACCAACCTGCTCAGCTACGACTTCACGGCCCGCATGGAAGGGGAGCTGGACGACATCGCCAATGGCGGCCGTGAATGGCACGCCGTGCTCGACGAGTTCTACGGTGACTTCAAGAAGCGCCTGGACGACGCCGAAGAGGGCATGCGCTCCAACGCCATGGTGCTGACCGACATCGACTGCCCTACCTGCGGCCGCAAGATGGGCATTCGTACCGCCAGCACCGGCGTCTTCCTCGGCTGCTCCGGCTACAACCTGCCGCCCAAGGAACGTTGCAAGACCACCATCAACCTCACCCCAGGCGAGGAAGTGATCAAGGTCGACGACGAGGAAGGGGAAACCAACGCCCTGCTGGCCAAGAAGCGCTGCCCCAAATGCGGCACCGCCATGGACTCCTACCTGGTGGACGCCGGTCGCAAGCTCCATGTCTGCGGCAACAACCCCGACTGCGACGGCTACCTGCTGGAGACCGGCGAGTTCAAGCTCAAGGGCTATGACGGCCCCCTGATCGAGTGCGACAAGTGCGGCTCGAACATGGAGCTCAAGAACGGCCGCTTCGGCAAGTACTTCGGCTGCACCAACGCGGACTGCAAGAACACCCGCAAGATCCTGCGTAACGGCGAAGTGGCGCCGCCCAAGGAAGATCCCGTGGCCCTGCCGGAGCTCAAATGCGAGAAATCCGACGCCCACTTCGTGCTCCGCGACGGCGCCGCCGGCATCTTCCTGGCCGCCAGCACCTTCCCCAAATCCCGGGAAACGCGGGCGCCGCTGGTGTCTGAGCTCAAACGCTTCGAAGACAGGCTGCCGGAGAAGTTCAAGTACCTGGCCAAGGCGCCGCTCAAGGACAAGGACGGCAACCCGACCCTGGTCAAGTTCTCCCGCAAGACCAAGAGCCAGTACGTGGGCTCAGAGAAAGACGGCAAGGCCACCAGTTGGATGGCCTTCTATGAGAACGGCAAATGGGTGGACAACGGCAAGTAA
- the astB gene encoding N-succinylarginine dihydrolase, producing MKHFEVNFDGLVGPTHNYAGLSFGNVASLSNAASASSPRQAAKQGLMKMKALHDLGLKQGVLAPQERPDMATLRRLGFSGTDAQVLAKAAKEAPAILAACCSASSMWTANAATISPSADTSDGRVHFTPANLTNKFHRSLEPAVTGRILQAIFNDDRHFQHHKHLPDNDHFGDEGAANHTRLCSHYGHAGVELFVYGREAFNAAAPAPKKYPARQTLEASQAIARLHGLDDDTVVYLQQNPDVIDAGVFHNDVISVGNQNLLFYHQDAFVDTQAKFAEIRRKFGDGELHFVEVPRDQVSVAEAVKTYLFNTQVVTLPSGIMAIIAPTECEESDAVRTYLASLVEQDSPIKEVHYMDVKQSMRNGGGPACLRLRVALNDEEVAAVNPSCLLDDALFNRLNTWVDKHYREELHVADLADPALLMESRDALDELTQILGLGSVYPFQLD from the coding sequence ATGAAACATTTCGAAGTCAATTTCGACGGCCTGGTGGGCCCAACCCACAACTACGCCGGTCTGTCTTTCGGCAACGTGGCCTCCCTGTCCAACGCCGCCAGCGCCTCCAGCCCCAGGCAGGCCGCCAAGCAGGGCCTGATGAAGATGAAGGCCCTGCACGACCTGGGCCTCAAGCAAGGCGTGCTGGCGCCCCAGGAACGTCCTGATATGGCGACCCTGCGCCGCCTGGGCTTTAGCGGCACCGACGCCCAGGTGCTGGCCAAGGCCGCCAAGGAGGCCCCGGCCATCCTCGCCGCCTGCTGCTCGGCCTCCAGCATGTGGACGGCCAACGCCGCCACCATTTCGCCCTCGGCGGACACCAGCGACGGTCGGGTGCATTTCACCCCCGCCAACCTGACCAACAAGTTCCACCGCAGCCTGGAGCCGGCGGTGACGGGGCGCATCCTCCAGGCCATCTTCAACGACGATCGCCACTTCCAGCACCACAAGCACCTGCCGGACAACGATCACTTCGGTGACGAAGGCGCCGCCAACCACACCCGCCTGTGCAGCCATTACGGCCACGCCGGCGTGGAACTCTTCGTCTACGGCCGCGAGGCCTTCAACGCCGCTGCCCCGGCGCCGAAGAAATACCCGGCCCGCCAGACCTTGGAAGCCTCCCAGGCCATAGCCCGGCTGCACGGCCTGGACGACGACACCGTGGTCTACCTCCAGCAGAACCCGGACGTCATCGACGCCGGCGTCTTCCACAACGACGTCATCAGCGTCGGCAACCAGAACCTGCTGTTCTACCACCAGGACGCCTTTGTCGACACCCAGGCCAAGTTTGCCGAGATCCGCCGCAAATTCGGCGACGGCGAGCTGCATTTCGTGGAAGTGCCGCGGGATCAGGTGAGCGTGGCCGAGGCGGTCAAGACCTACCTGTTCAACACCCAGGTGGTGACGCTGCCGTCCGGCATCATGGCCATCATAGCCCCCACCGAATGTGAAGAATCCGACGCCGTCAGGACCTACCTGGCCAGCCTGGTGGAGCAGGACAGCCCCATCAAGGAAGTCCATTACATGGACGTCAAACAGTCCATGCGCAACGGCGGCGGCCCGGCCTGCCTGCGCCTGCGGGTGGCCTTGAACGACGAGGAAGTGGCGGCGGTGAACCCCAGCTGCCTGCTGGACGACGCCCTCTTCAACCGCCTCAATACCTGGGTGGACAAGCACTACCGTGAAGAGCTACACGTGGCGGACTTGGCCGATCCGGCGCTGCTGATGGAAAGCCGCGACGCCCTGGACGAACTGACCCAGATCCTCGGCCTCGGTTCCGTCTACCCCTTCCAGTTGGACTAA
- a CDS encoding dicarboxylate/amino acid:cation symporter yields MTKQKGKLGLTARIFIGMVLGFALGLALHGFAPDSSFTASCLTLFQIGGKLFVASLKMLVVPLVFVSLVCGTCSLSDPTKLGRLGVKAIGLYLITTALAITLAITLAVLVKPGIGLELHSDASFKASAAPSLADVITNLVPSNPIQAMAQGNMLQIIVFAVLFGVAIALSGKAGERIAKVFEDFNEVIMKLVTILMNLAPYGVFCLMAKLFADKGLDTLGSLGKYFFLVLGVLAIHAFISYPVLLKLLARLSPLMFLRKMRDTALFAFSTASSNATLPVTLETVTKKLGVNNSIASFTVPLGATINMDGTAIMQGVATVFIAQVYGIDLSLTDYLMVILTATLASVGTAGVPGVGLIMLAMVLNQVHLPVEGIGLIMGVDRLLDMTRTAVNVTGDAMVTLVVAKSEGELDEGRFNDPNAAKAEEEVHLPHGHA; encoded by the coding sequence GTGACAAAACAAAAAGGAAAACTGGGCCTTACGGCGCGCATCTTCATCGGCATGGTACTGGGCTTCGCCCTGGGCCTGGCCCTGCACGGCTTCGCGCCGGATTCCAGTTTCACCGCCTCCTGCCTGACGTTGTTCCAGATCGGCGGCAAGCTGTTCGTCGCCTCCCTGAAGATGCTGGTGGTGCCCTTGGTGTTCGTGTCCCTGGTGTGCGGCACCTGCTCCCTGTCCGACCCAACCAAGCTCGGCCGCCTCGGCGTCAAAGCCATAGGCCTCTATCTCATCACCACGGCCCTGGCCATCACCCTGGCCATCACCCTGGCGGTGCTGGTCAAGCCCGGCATTGGCCTCGAGCTGCATAGCGACGCCAGCTTCAAAGCCTCGGCGGCGCCCTCCCTGGCCGACGTCATCACCAACCTGGTGCCGTCCAACCCCATCCAGGCCATGGCCCAGGGCAACATGCTGCAGATCATCGTCTTCGCCGTGCTGTTCGGGGTGGCCATAGCCCTGTCCGGCAAGGCCGGTGAGCGCATCGCCAAGGTCTTCGAGGACTTCAACGAGGTGATCATGAAACTGGTCACCATCCTCATGAACCTGGCGCCCTACGGCGTCTTCTGCCTGATGGCCAAGCTCTTTGCCGACAAGGGCCTGGATACCCTCGGTAGCCTCGGCAAGTACTTCTTCCTGGTGCTGGGAGTGCTGGCCATCCATGCCTTCATCAGCTACCCGGTACTGCTCAAGCTGCTGGCCCGCCTGAGTCCGCTGATGTTCCTGCGCAAGATGCGCGACACGGCGCTGTTCGCCTTCTCCACCGCCTCATCCAACGCCACCCTGCCGGTGACCCTGGAAACGGTGACCAAGAAACTGGGGGTCAACAACAGCATCGCCTCCTTCACGGTGCCGCTCGGCGCCACCATCAACATGGACGGCACCGCCATCATGCAGGGGGTGGCCACCGTCTTCATCGCCCAGGTCTACGGCATCGACTTGAGCCTCACCGACTACCTGATGGTGATCCTCACCGCCACCCTCGCCTCTGTGGGCACCGCCGGGGTGCCCGGCGTCGGCCTCATCATGTTGGCCATGGTGCTCAACCAGGTGCACCTGCCGGTGGAGGGCATAGGCCTCATCATGGGCGTGGACAGGTTGCTGGACATGACCCGCACCGCCGTCAATGTCACAGGCGACGCCATGGTGACCTTGGTGGTGGCCAAGTCCGAAGGGGAGCTGGACGAAGGGCGCTTCAACGACCCCAACGCCGCCAAGGCGGAAGAGGAAGTGCACCTCCCCCACGGCCATGCCTGA
- a CDS encoding HAD-IIA family hydrolase, with protein MKNIICDIDGVLMHDNTAIPGADAFIKRVLEQGNPLVLLTNNPSQTARDLHNRLAAGGVKVPEEAFYTAAMATADFLRRQDGNKAYVIGDGALTHELYKIGFTITDINPDFVIVGETRSYNWDMIHKAARFVAEGARFIATNPDFNGPNQSPACGALCAPIERITGKQPFYVGKPSSWIVRSALNHIGAHSENTVIIGDNLRTDILAGFQAGLETILVLSGVSQKKDIALMPFRPNHVFASVAEIDIL; from the coding sequence ATGAAAAACATCATCTGCGACATCGACGGCGTGCTGATGCACGACAACACCGCCATTCCCGGCGCCGACGCCTTTATCAAGCGGGTACTGGAGCAAGGCAACCCCCTGGTACTGCTGACCAACAACCCCTCCCAAACCGCCAGGGATCTGCACAACCGCCTGGCCGCCGGGGGCGTCAAGGTGCCGGAGGAGGCCTTCTATACCGCCGCCATGGCCACCGCCGATTTCCTGCGCCGCCAGGACGGCAACAAGGCCTACGTCATAGGGGACGGGGCCCTGACCCACGAGCTCTACAAGATTGGCTTTACCATCACCGACATCAACCCGGATTTCGTCATCGTCGGCGAGACCCGTTCCTACAACTGGGACATGATCCACAAGGCCGCCCGCTTCGTGGCCGAAGGGGCCCGCTTCATCGCCACCAACCCGGACTTCAACGGCCCCAACCAGAGCCCGGCCTGTGGGGCCCTCTGCGCCCCCATAGAGCGCATCACCGGCAAGCAGCCCTTCTACGTGGGCAAGCCGTCCAGTTGGATAGTGCGCTCGGCCCTCAACCACATCGGCGCCCATTCCGAGAACACCGTCATCATCGGCGACAACCTGCGCACCGACATCTTGGCCGGCTTCCAGGCGGGCCTGGAGACCATACTGGTGCTGTCCGGGGTGTCCCAGAAAAAGGACATTGCCCTGATGCCCTTCAGGCCCAACCACGTCTTCGCCAGCGTTGCCGAGATAGACATCCTCTAA